A stretch of DNA from Cryptomeria japonica chromosome 4, Sugi_1.0, whole genome shotgun sequence:
GTTTGGAAATTGGATTAAGTTGCAGCAATTTGACAGATCAAGGTACTTAAGCTCTGTCAGAGATCCAATGGACTCTGGCAGTTCTCTCAACTCTTTACAACCACAGAGCTCCAGTTGCACGAGAGACGTGTGGTTGGCTAAATCTGGAAGGACTTGAAGATTTGTGCAGTAATTTAGCTTTAGTACTTTGAGGTTTTTTGGCCCCTGCAAACAGATTAAACATATCATTAGGAACATATCAAGCAGATAGTCCTATCTTTTCTCCTTTTGTTTCTTGTAATTTTGTTAAATCTTTGGGAAAAagattgatcaatctcttctacatGAATTTTTTCTTCGGAAATTACCTCTTTATTGGATGGTTCTGGCCACAGTACCTCAATGCCTTTGCTGAAGCTTAGATCAAGTACTACTAGATGTTTCATGTTCCATTCATATGGCAAGTATTTTAGAGGGCAATTTTCCCATCTTACCCACTTCAAATCTGGAGGCATTTTTCTATAATCTCCCTCTACAAGAGCTCCGTCAAGCCAAAGCAATTGCAAATTACACATTCTTTGCAAATTATGAGTTTGAAGTTTAACATTTTGCTGAAGGTTGCTAATCATAAGACATCTCACCCTTTCTGTTCCCTGATCAGATTACAATTGATACAAGCTTATTTGCATCACAATAGAACTTGAATCATGCTTTCGAAAATAGAAACAACTACTGTCCTATGTAACATGTAAATAAAATACAGTGGAAAGATCAATCACAAAGATAAACTACAAGCACTTATCAAATACCAAAATTGAGTTTTTCTGGACTAAACTGTGTCTAtttatcatcaacattttggatcatactACATGTTCCATCATCATTCTTTTTGCTCTCTTCATCCTGATAATAGATTGTGTAGTGtaatctgaaatgttgatgatgttaAACACATAAAGTTCAATATAGAAACACTCAATTGCAGTAATATCATCTCTGATCTCAAATACTACGTTTTCAACAAAATTTGGTCCAACTCATAAGGAATCTGATATCCTATCGCTACACAGATTTAGTTCAAGGACTAGAAAATATTCAGTGGAAGAATAAAGTAAATAAAATCAAAGTCTCACCTTTCCTTCCATTATAACTGGTTCAACCTCTTCTGGCTTCCACAATCTGCTACGCTTCCCTGGTTCTGCTGATTCCTCTGCTACAATAGCTCGTCCCATATCCCTTAGCTCACTATGCATTACAAATCTATCGTGCTCATCTAACTTAATGAGTGATTTCAGCTTCAATTTTGTTAGGCCCACATCGGGACACAAATGACTGGCTTCCCAAAAGTTAATCACACTTTCCCTCTTTCTTCCTATGAATAAACAAGCCATGTCTAAAAACATCTCCTTCTCTTCAGGTTCGAGGCCATCGTAATAGAGTCTAAGAATGGCGTTCTTCCCATGGTAACTAGAAAATTCTAATGTTTGAATGGCTTGTTTCCAATGACTTAAATCTCTATTATACAAATGAGCACCCAGAACTTCAAGTGAAAATGGCAGTCTATTGCAAATATCCACGGCTTTGGATGACATTTCTTTATAATCTTCTTCAGGTTGATCTCTCATGAAAGCATGCCAGCTAAAAAATTGAAGAGCATGTTCCTTAGCCAGTCCCTGCAATTCATAAACAaatctttcattttcaatttttagtaTGTTGGGGTCAAGTGTTGTTACGAGCACTCTGCTACCTGGTCCAAACCAATCCCCTCGTAGAGCCTCCAACTGCCTCCAGTGATCAACATATTCCAGAATAACAAGGGCCTTGATGGACCTCAAACGGCCCTTCATCAACATCTTTCCATGAACCTCATCATTAACTTTATCCTTGAAATTGACAAGGTCTTTCAATATCTGGCGCTGCATCTTAGCTACACCATTTTTATTTTGGGCTTTATGACGCACATCATAAACAATGCAGGTTGCATCAAATTTAAGATAAATGTGATTGTGGATGGCCTTTGCGAGCGTGGTTTTTCCCACACCCCCACTTCCATAAATGGCAACTGTGAGGACATTCTCATCAGAATCTGGATTGAGCATTTTTATAACTTCACTCACGTGTTTTTCCATACCAACTAAGATTGTCTTTGAAATTCTAAGAGGTTCATTTCTGATCTCCTTGAGTATTGTATCTGAGAGATCTTCGTCTAAGGGTTGGGGCAGAGCTTCCTCCATTGGGATCGCATTTTGATCTAATCTCTTGAAAACATCCTGCACTATAAGCTTGACAAGTTCTGCTGCAAACCTGAAACACAAACGAGTTTGTAAAATAAGATATTGCCTGGTTTTTGTGTAATAATTATTAAAATGTGTTTCATGTGATAGTTAACAGCCCTCTTAGACCGGTTCTAATTAGTAAAATTCTGTTTAAACTGAGAACCTCTAGAATTTGTGATCTTCAAAATCCATGGCTCACAGAGTAACATGATCAAAGTATCTTAAAGTTAATTCTGGATGCATTTCTTTCTAATTTTACAAGTAACAAGTAATTTTCTTACACATAAATAACACTGATCTTACTGAAGTAAGAATATTTGGGCACAGGTCCAACTGGGTAGGACAAATGCACTTTCCAGGTATATAGAAGCAATCCTTTTTGGGTTTTACGGTTCAGAGAGAGGAATGATTCCCCCTGTAGCCAAAGGTTTAGTCTGCAGTTCACACAAATGATGAGtatcatttgcacaagaatttatctgCAGCTGAGGTCAAGCAAAGGAAATTTTCTTGGCAGTTTAATTTCAAATTCTAATAGCTGCATCCTAGCATTTGAGCACTGAGCCTCACTAGCTCAAATTAAATATGaccaaactttcctaatgcatttCTTTCAATACTTAATATGACtaacattttcaaaaaaataagCAGTTAACTTTCATACCCGGATATGTCATCTGTAGACCAGCCAGAGAAGGAGGAAACTTTATGGAGAGCGTTTTCCCACTCACTAATTCTTGCCGGTGTGTATTTTAGTTTCTTCCCCTCAAAAGCCTTTGCATAGGCACCTCTCCAAGGATTCCTTACTTCCGTTAGCTTGACATCATAGAATAAGGGTATAATTATACCATTTGATTTGCACATGTGGGTTAGCTCGTCCAGGCACCAACTGGACTCTGCAAAGTTCTTGGAGAATATAGGAATGAGGATGGTACTGTTGTCGATTGTCTGTCGAACGGTTGAACTGATCTCGTCCCCTCTTTTCAACTTATGGCTATCCAGGAAAACATTAACCCCTGCGTTTTCCAAGGAAGCATACAGGTGATCTACAAATGTTCTTATTACGTCTTGCCCTCTAAAACTTATGAAAACATCATATTTTTTGGATGAAGAGGACATAGTCTTGTGTAAGGGATTATATCCAGTTACAGACATAATCAATCAGTTTAATTACAGACAGATTACCGCTTATTACAATGCTCTCTTCTTCGTCTCCTCGAAAGCAAAGCACAGTTCCTTCTTCGTAGTGTGTAAAAGTGAGATTGTTGTGATTTTAGTATTTGCCAGGCTGAATTTCTGTATTATGAGTTTGAGACCATTGGTCTTGAGTTAATCTCTGAATTTGAGACCTATAATCTCTGAGTTCGAGACTATTGGGTGTTTCTTACCATATGCAATTTGTCAGGGATAGGACTTTTGGCAATTGGGCCTTTACTCTTCCTAAGGCTGGGGTGATTCCGATAATTCAAACCCCATTTTTTGGGGAGTTTTGAAGAAGCCGAATCTGATCCGCATAGAGAAAACAGGAAGAAAAGGATCACAGATCATTTCATCAGAGCAAGAGCAAAGCTTCTGCCATGCCACCCAAACATCATTATAGTCAACACAGAAAAGTATTGAAAGTAGCCATGAAATGTTATGATCCCAAAGTGGAATTTGGAAGATTCATGAAAACCCAAGACAATATCAACTAATAACTTGTGCAGGCTGTAGCTCCACCGAATATATTCCCTCTTGACCAGAAGACTTCAGAAACGCGTAATGTAAAATTGTTGATCACGAATATTCATGGGATATTTTAGAAGATGCATGATTACAGTATAATTTTGAACTTTCCTAGTTAGAATAAGCATTGTTCTTGCTGAAACTTCGACGAAATCTCCAACGAAGGGCAGAGGTATCCTATTAATTTAATCCAGAAGGAACAGTCAAATGAgtattttattttgtcattgtGTCATGTTTGTTGGAGCTTAGGTAATATCATTTTTGTTTTCAGAGTTAAAACTTCTTTGGCACGAACCACAGCAACATCAAAACCCGTTAACACCAGTAAAGTCAAAATCTTCACTAAATGTAGAGAGATTCAAAGGTCACCATCGATAGTCTAGGTCTTTTTCACGATGACTTAAATATTATATAGGTCAACTTCAATAGTATTGGAGAAGGTTCGAGACAACTTTGTTTTCTTGGACATCAAGTTTGAGTGAATTTTGTTACAATTTATTACAGTTAAATTGGATTGAAAAGTCAATATAGAAAGAGAGAGTGATAGGGGAAGGTACAATTGGTACGGAAATAACAAGTCAACAATTATTTTTGATTGTATAAGTAGCGTTAACAAGGAAGCTGATTTTTAATATAGTCGAGACTATCAACAACATTTTAAGAACATCTtaacaacacaaaacaaaacaaaacttaaAGCGAGAGTCTAACAATAGTAAAAGATAGCAGTAGGGTCCTGTAAGTCCAGAGAAACATTAACCaacaatataaacaaaaaaaacacaTACCTAGACCTAGGGGGCTGACTTACAGAGCCTAGTCATCTCAATGACAATTGTTGTTAGAGTAAAACTGAAAATTGTACAcacttaaaaatgtctcatcgatcgCATACTAATCATTCATCcaattaattgaataattctttaattatttaattaagctaattattcttctgaaCTAATTCAAATCATCACTTTCTACATTACTAATCATTCAAATtctatcctttaattaattaatcatttaaccctatctcaaatattaattatttaattaataacgatttattctttttaaatactttattatttaattaatttcatttctaatgattaaataatttcatattaattatttaattaattaatttattcctccaaatccccaaattcgaatttcaactaATTCCAATTAGTTTCATTTCTCAAactcacatttcaccaaatttgaatttcatcccatttcaataaatttcatgtgcatttcaacattcgaaaatcaaaattcaaatccaaataagaatgaaattgaatttcaatttaaaATCCTACTGCACATGTTGAAAATCTTAAATGGTTCaccaaatcagttaactcagttaactctccaatctcctctTTTCACTCCAAAttaccttttctgactaatcaatcaattcagtcttctcctCAATAAATTTAGTCAACTGACTAATCTATTCAGTTATCTCCCTAATCTATTTAGTAAATCAATCTATtctgttaacaaatcaatcaatccacttaactaatcaatcaaaatcagttgaactatcaatcaacacttcaattcaaTTTCTCCCCCCATCTCActtgaaaatctataaaagcaaggcTTATTTCTCAATTTCAATCACAAAATCACAAAATTATAATCTTCAAAGCAATTGTCTATCATATGCAGGAAATCCCAGTGtaacacctgagagccacctacatacacaatttggagaagagcaatggaagccttgttacATCAATTAAGGGAGTTTAATTAGATTTCATTTTAATATTCAATTGATTTaacattatttcattgtcatttaggagttaattttGATTAGATTAGAATTGTGATTCGCTCTTATAATCAGATTATCTTAATGATGATTGGATTTACCCCTGAAAAacattggtgaacccaacgtgaatcaaacatgcaaccttttgatgtctttttttttgcatattttgtaCGGATGCACGAAAAGTGCTACACATTTGTATGTGTAGTAATTCGCATTTGTTCACAACAATTCACATTTGTGCTGATAACAATTCGCAATTGTTCACACAACAATTCACATTTGTCTAATATAATTCAAATTTGTTAGGGTTATTCAAATTTGCAATTGTAATTGTTGTATCTGTTTCTAATCCATTTGCGGTGCTAACCCATAAATCtttttcaattttggaaaatttcTTTTTTATGCATAAAATGTGTCTAACCGTATTGGCAGGAAGAAAAACCTTCAAAATTTTAGGTGCTAGGAGGAGAAAAGAACATAGAAGACAGAAGAGATCCTACTAGAGAATCCTAAAGGCATAAAAAGAAACTCCAAGACCTAGAGGAAGAACAAGCTATAACTCCATACTAGCGCATTGTAGGCGAATTCTTGAAGAAATTTAACATTTATGATGACATTGAAGTCCTAGCCAATCTTGTTTGGAGCAAGACTTTCCAAATTTAACttgtcttctatctttctcttctgTGTTTAAGTGATTCACATTTGTGCAGAGATCAATTTGCAATTGTGCACACAAAAAATTGCAATTGTGCTGATGGTAGTTTGCATTTGTGCAGACCCTGATTCACATTTATCAGAGACCAATAGAGGATTAATgatctttcttttctcaattctCTATCATTGTAATGTTTTGTTCCAATAGACTGTGAAGCCAAATTCTGTAACCAAAAgagaaaattaggcttgtgagcccagaATGTGCTAATGTTTTCATGAGTTTTTGCAGGGATAGCTAGACCTAGCTTAGCTAATACTTACATTGGTtttatttaaaaagaacaaaaaataaccttctttttcattgctttgttggctaaaatgaacaccatgcttttttggagcaacatctccaaatagtttagaaaattttgcaatgaagggattaaaaaaactcttgttttccatgttttcaaggtgataggcatatgctctccccttaattgggtgaccaaagaTCCAGACCCACCTCTCATGctttttgtcatttttgcgataggataaaacccttagcaggtctgcctcccaagtagcccgtaaggccaagtgagagggaatgacctaagtggcaataactaaagccaagtaatcaaagccactataaataaatgcatttgtgatgaaaatcacagGCAACGAGTGTTGTATGTTGTCACAATGACATCATGCCTCCCTCAATGCCTATAAGGTACGTTAAAATTTGTAGAGAGTAACTTCTACAAACTAGGAGACCTCCTTTAACGAAGTGCAAAATgctgttgattgtgaccactcgaacgaaatcctcaaaaaaaaaaatggaattagTGGCCAAGTTGAGTTAGTAACTAGACACTTGtaatatcacagtgcaagggtggggaagaatctgcccccaagacactcaccatatatctccaaggataacgagccaattgaggagcaatcctctttggtttaattttcggacaaaggcaaaaaaatgagcgtACCCTAGGGTGTGACACAATTGTTTGAGTTGATGAAGTATCAAGATGTAGGTTGTGGTGTTATTCGTGACCTTTTTGACCCTAGAAGAGTTTGCTATTGTGTGTTCGCATGaccaaaatttatcaaaaaaaaatgggGTTTGAAAAAGATCCCAacttccatgagggtttgaaaagaTCCTTTAAACAATGCCCTCTTTGATTATATCAGATTGTTTTCTTGCTTTCTATTGTGTCTTATGCAACACTTTCAAAAGATTCAACATCCATAACATTGCCAAAACAAAGTAAAAAAAAAGGTCTTGTCACAAATCTTTCAACCACAAACATAGTTTGAAACTTCAAGTAAAAACATTACAACATCCAGTGTCCATAacaaccaatcaagaaaacatcatggaatgACATTatgcattttgtagggaaggtgaagaattcatcccttccattcctattccatcgtcaTCCATAGAAATTTTGGCTCAAGAAATTaggactttgcaacaacaaatgatagacatgactagtcctaacaaccatagggattggttagaaaaaatgatgaggaaaGTGATAGCCATGATACCTCTAATCAaagggaatcattatcaggccaaccttctttttcttgtgagacaattcaaacatgccaacctaaATTCTTCAATAAAATCGCTCCTACTTCAGTTCAATCAACATTAGaatcatgtcaaccttctttttctttcaacccaacatatcaatcgtATCAATCAAATCAACCCAACAttaaacccctttcaaccaaaatcaaacttcattcaatcaAAGTCCAAACcaatcatatctatccaccatttcatcaatctttgaagtcacacaagagcggtccacaccatctctatccaataacacaatctcccaaggtcTATCCATCGtataaatccaatctaatccaagtcatgatgctagtcctttccatgcttaagaaattcaaaatccaatgcCACCATATATTCCATTTCTAAGAAAACCCATTCAGAGAGTctaattcaaaatcctttctcatcaggccaaagtgttgataccttccaaaaatctcccatgcatatccaaactccttccccatgtcaagaggataatccaaaataaGAAGAAACAGGTcataaaataaatcaagatcaagaacaaacccttttatcatacccaattttttatcaagatcccatcgaccaagaatcttatgatgatcccctcattcttttctattccattcataataacacccttttatctcaagagcaatATGTTTTTTCAAGtctcatccaacatccacctcctaagaaagatcatgacatcccttccatccttcctaataaccccttcccaagtcaagatcaaataattccttcaccttcatgtcctaagcaagatcTCATTATTTGTCCAGatcttgatcaagatccctccatcccttcatctccatgttacaatcctccatgttcctcacaagattccctctcaaatgaacttaccatttctcctagttcccctcatgatcccaatccctctacacaagttgttcatgaacctcttatcaatgaaatcaccaattcAGATCATACTGCAGAGAACAATTTATCAATAATTATATGTGTgccattttcacatgccaatgtaGTGACATAAATAAGCATGGcaccaactaatgaaatcaacacccaaattgttacatcatcttcttcaagcacaagcataacaccagctaatgagatcaacacctagttggctccatcatcctcttcaagtgcatgaaTAGAAACATGCATAACACCCACTCAAGTCACAACTTCAGAGTCAAAAtatatttgcctcatacacccacacttgctagattgggggcaagaggatctaccatagttggattgatttgaaaatgatgaggctataGCTAAATTCATGGGTGCTAGAGATAGATTTTcctttgatgatccacaaaatccaaaagatGAGAAAATCAATATTGGAGATGCCAAACATGTACATCCacctgagtccttatatcctattggaaaagacatgtTTATCTGTCTCTTCAAACAAAGATCAATGAACCATCTACACAAAATTCATACCAACCCAATAACAACATCCACCTTGAAAGAAATTACatctaagggctaggttagtttaAATTTCACTACATCGCATTTCTGCATTTCAAATTGCTtaacatatagctgcatatcattactGCTTTTTCATGTAGTTGCTTCAATAAAGCAAGGAGATTGTCTGAGTCATTTACTTTTCTGCACAAAGAGGAAataaggttgtctcatttcctagatactagtACATGAAGTTCTTAGGAGGTCTttggtcattcatcttcaacatgaccttgtgattgagctttatccatggttgagtagaggtttcaccattgagccttgttacccaaaatATGTCAATTGCTATATATaaaacattaatcaatagctctaagtcattacagatacctagttggtcatgtggctagtgaaaaatccaaaattctacttcagtgccattgtaatcgtcatacccaagtaggtttcattacttagaaGTCAAGgcaggaaaaaagaaagaaaaaaaaggtgttgtgcaaaatccatatcaaaatatcaaggaaaaagagcaatgatatataacatAAATATCATGCATAAGAGTGCGATAAAATCTTGACTATGAGAACAcgtgagtaactccatcaaggctatggatgcctgttggcaatggagcaatattcgagagattacagtgcataaccttGTTGGGGCTATAGACGTCTGACTGGCAACAAGGCTCTATCCAAGattcttttgaagtcagaataactcacgtagctggtcacataggattctaagggtctctaatggttataagagtcagaataaattcaattgcacacacatgggcaaaataagatcaaaatttcaagaattaatggagaatttttccacgtctccattcataaatcttggttacatagtgtgttaagttggATGGTCCTAGGTattctgagaatggattgaactcctatctctgaaatatTTCATACCAttaattcaattagtgcatttcagaaacACACACACAATCATCCTTATTAGAATAGGAACCGCATCTTCATCCTGCATCTTGCATTAGAATAAATCACATAAAAAATTCATTTTCTCCATGTGCATCGCCTAAATCATTAgatcatcataggtctgcatactgggggcatagctacaaaaatcctaaaaattagataaagacctaaaaaagtcataaaaatcaaacAGACTTGAAACAATCATAAAAATTAGATAGACCTGAAACAATCATAAAAAATAGATAAAGATCTTGAACAAAtaccaaaaaaatttgcaaaaagactttaaaaacttaaacataaaaaaacaacaaaatcaaaacaaaaacattcaaaaaacgatcctgaaaaaagcacaaaacattgaaaaatcaaaaaaatcaaacaaaacattcaaaaattttccacaaaattcaaaaacatcaaaaaatcaatcaatcagaaaacttgcaataaaatctctTGCGAGAAACAAAttccctagtagatatccaacaaacacttcgcacaaagtcaaacaaaggatataactatcttatgaAACATCTACAACGAAAccaatcaaattgtcttatcaatcgtatcaatatccatatcaacgtgatcattttcttgtcttaaacagaagaagatacactcgaaatcagacataTCAGTCTTAAATGGGTCTGCAACTTTTCAAGATCAGACATTATTAACCATCTCATCAAACAAAAGACACAATTAGTAAAGCTGTCGAGTTTTATCTagtttggtttttatcttttatcaattggtgaagatcatgtttctatgctactcaaggatgtccaaaagtgactagaggagttatgatgggcatgatcattttctttgtttgttgtttgttgtgtgaaacaatgaagtt
This window harbors:
- the LOC131028102 gene encoding TMV resistance protein N, which produces MSVTGYNPLHKTMSSSSKKYDVFISFRGQDVIRTFVDHLYASLENAGVNVFLDSHKLKRGDEISSTVRQTIDNSTILIPIFSKNFAESSWCLDELTHMCKSNGIIIPLFYDVKLTEVRNPWRGAYAKAFEGKKLKYTPARISEWENALHKVSSFSGWSTDDISGFAAELVKLIVQDVFKRLDQNAIPMEEALPQPLDEDLSDTILKEIRNEPLRISKTILVGMEKHVSEVIKMLNPDSDENVLTVAIYGSGGVGKTTLAKAIHNHIYLKFDATCIVYDVRHKAQNKNGVAKMQRQILKDLVNFKDKVNDEVHGKMLMKGRLRSIKALVILEYVDHWRQLEALRGDWFGPGSRVLVTTLDPNILKIENERFVYELQGLAKEHALQFFSWHAFMRDQPEEDYKEMSSKAVDICNRLPFSLEVLGAHLYNRDLSHWKQAIQTLEFSSYHGKNAILRLYYDGLEPEEKEMFLDMACLFIGRKRESVINFWEASHLCPDVGLTKLKLKSLIKLDEHDRFVMHSELRDMGRAIVAEESAEPGKRSRLWKPEEVEPVIMEGKGTERVRCLMISNLQQNVKLQTHNLQRMCNLQLLWLDGALVEGDYRKMPPDLKWVRWENCPLKYLPYEWNMKHLVVLDLSFSKGIEVLWPEPSNKEGPKNLKVLKLNYCTNLQVLPDLANHTSLVQLELCGCKELRELPESIGSLTELKYLDLSNCCNLIQFPNTITYLKSLEVLFLSNCHSIRRLPDSFEDLGVLKKVKLDGMPLKNLPKSFTWLSCLEKLSLRGCHELRRLPQPIGELKRLRYLDLHGCSSLQTVPDSVYELESLCRLDMTGCKRISLGEEIGQLVRMERLVLSNCAAIWSLPTSIGQLTCLRHLNLNHCTSLFELPEELGNLVCLEELLLNECYNLCELPQNIGNLSCLKSLEMEETYSLSCLPPSFSRLTSLKHLKASGCPLPKRIGEFSSLEILHLKSYKMTSLPPTFGTLFRLSKLYLHHCTEFAELPHLPKDLIEVHIQDCLGLEKISSMSHMKRLKLLRIHNCRELVELPDFGSLQSLQELTISECRNVKRIQGMEGLKSLRRVHIIGCRLAGSGSSILKARQLIKETHCLELLSFSANGVPECLEKKMEKNCNDLLYVTLDSNEQCSGIILCFMVSFKGGITSVEVELGTLRDGKEIFNTRLVNHSKIIEGDQIFVHILHKTHPMVMMVQSGDVVRAKADRDEERMLIKSGGMQFFSEEENGKREDLVLERLGKGLTMLMEDY